A region of Paenibacillus sp. DNA encodes the following proteins:
- the hisS gene encoding histidine--tRNA ligase, which yields MSFQKPKGTQDLLPGEIERWQFVEAKAREVCSKFLYREIRTPIFESTELFQRGVGETTDVVEKEMYTFLDKGDRSMTLRPEGTAGVVRAYVENKLYGDPDITKLYYIGPMFRYEQPQAGRYRQFHQFGIEAFGSDDPSLDAEVIALGSRFYTEIGLTGFTLEINSVGTPASRAAFREKLLAFLEPKRDVLCRDCRSRMDRNPLRVLDCKVDQAHFEGAPSLLDNLDEGSAAHFEKVKAHLDAMGIAYTINPRLVRGLDYYTHTAFEFKAAGIGSIDTIGGGGRYNGLVSEIGGPEQTGVGFGLGLERVLLVLEKQGVELPKAAAPDVYFVALGEAAEARIVPLLNEARGRGIVAEKDYGGRKMKAQLKSADRLAAKYAAILGDDELARGEIVLKSLATGEQRTVALSDLFAVLLEG from the coding sequence ATGTCGTTCCAAAAACCGAAAGGCACGCAAGATTTGCTGCCCGGCGAAATCGAACGCTGGCAGTTCGTCGAGGCGAAGGCGAGGGAAGTTTGTTCTAAATTTCTATACCGCGAAATCCGGACGCCGATTTTCGAATCGACGGAACTGTTTCAGCGCGGAGTAGGGGAGACGACGGACGTCGTCGAGAAGGAAATGTACACGTTCTTAGACAAGGGCGATCGAAGCATGACGCTTCGGCCGGAAGGTACCGCCGGCGTCGTGCGGGCGTATGTCGAGAACAAGCTGTACGGCGATCCCGATATTACGAAGCTCTATTACATCGGACCGATGTTCCGTTACGAGCAGCCGCAGGCGGGCCGCTACCGCCAATTCCATCAGTTCGGCATCGAGGCGTTCGGCTCGGACGATCCGTCGCTCGACGCGGAAGTGATCGCGCTCGGCAGCCGCTTTTACACGGAAATCGGCCTCACGGGCTTCACGCTCGAGATCAATTCGGTCGGCACGCCGGCGTCGCGCGCCGCGTTCCGCGAGAAGCTGCTCGCCTTCCTCGAGCCGAAGCGGGACGTCCTGTGCAGGGACTGCCGCTCGCGGATGGACCGCAATCCGCTGCGCGTGCTCGACTGCAAGGTCGATCAGGCGCATTTCGAAGGAGCGCCGTCGCTGCTCGACAACCTCGACGAGGGGAGCGCCGCGCACTTCGAGAAGGTGAAGGCGCATCTCGACGCGATGGGTATCGCCTACACGATCAACCCGCGTCTCGTGCGCGGACTCGATTATTACACGCACACGGCGTTCGAGTTCAAAGCGGCGGGCATCGGGTCGATCGATACGATCGGGGGCGGCGGCCGGTATAACGGCCTCGTATCCGAAATCGGCGGACCGGAGCAGACGGGCGTCGGCTTCGGGCTCGGCCTCGAGCGGGTGCTGCTCGTGCTCGAGAAGCAGGGCGTGGAGCTGCCGAAGGCGGCCGCGCCGGACGTGTACTTCGTGGCGCTCGGCGAAGCGGCCGAGGCGCGAATCGTCCCGCTGCTGAACGAAGCGCGCGGACGCGGCATCGTCGCCGAGAAGGATTACGGCGGCCGCAAAATGAAGGCGCAGCTGAAGTCCGCCGACCGCCTCGCGGCGAAATACGCGGCGATTCTCGGCGACGACGAGCTCGCCCGCGGGGAAATCGTGCTGAAGTCGCTCGCGACAGGCGAACAGCGCACCGTGGCGCTGTCGGACTTGTTTGCGGTTTTGCTCGAAGGGTAA
- a CDS encoding FAD-dependent oxidoreductase — protein sequence MKRNWIRNAVLSGLTLVVAAAGCLTGGGTATAGGISQAAEWFSGKAVGPVSLQMPEQLANARAEYDVIVAGTDPEGVAAAVSAARNGLKVLLVDGRNRRTLGGLMTLGWLNTVDLNRYNNVILNQGIFSEWYKMTEGDSFDVNTASAAFQKLVDAEPNIDVMMPVRDMQPVVEEIGGAPRVVGMELTTQEGAELFVRSGAVIDATQDGDIFAAAGVPFTFGREDIGQPDAKMAVTLVFRMNGVTPKVWNGIRERLKGKKGYGTTEMSAWGYIEMYQYKPSQPQVKMRGLNIGRQNDNTALVNALLLFDVDPLDPASVQAGIEAGKRELPLIMKHMQQQFPELSTLTLGGTAPEPYIRESRHMIGEYRLNIIDLLENKDKWDRIAFGSYPIDLQPTSPTDSGNILFKPIKYAVPFRSIVPKEVDGLLVVGRAASFDTLPHGSARTIPVGMATGQAAGAAVKIAKERGLTFREMSKDASAIATLQSRLNAQGMSLHPYTVPLQPYEKHRAYSGLKTVVSLGLVSGKYDNDFRLDETANPVEYGLLYAGSRGYFGQKMPAHPSAWFPADKTLEEQLRKSPLTLENAALIAATALGLEPAPNGALAALKAGGYLRDVTIAGIQNPAKLTVGESYMLFRDIAMALGFRPPVSSIR from the coding sequence ATGAAACGGAATTGGATTCGAAACGCCGTCCTGTCGGGATTGACGCTCGTCGTCGCGGCGGCGGGATGTTTGACGGGCGGAGGAACGGCTACGGCAGGCGGGATTTCTCAGGCCGCGGAATGGTTTTCGGGCAAGGCCGTCGGGCCGGTGTCGCTGCAGATGCCCGAGCAGCTGGCGAACGCGCGCGCGGAGTATGACGTCATTGTCGCGGGCACGGACCCGGAAGGGGTGGCGGCGGCGGTATCGGCGGCGCGCAACGGGCTCAAGGTGCTGCTGGTTGACGGCCGCAATCGGCGGACGCTGGGCGGCTTGATGACGCTCGGCTGGCTGAATACGGTCGATTTGAATCGATATAACAACGTCATTTTAAATCAAGGGATTTTCAGCGAATGGTATAAAATGACCGAAGGGGACTCCTTCGACGTCAACACGGCCTCGGCCGCATTCCAAAAGCTCGTCGACGCGGAGCCGAACATCGACGTCATGATGCCGGTGCGGGACATGCAGCCGGTCGTCGAAGAGATCGGCGGCGCGCCGAGGGTGGTCGGCATGGAGCTGACGACCCAGGAGGGCGCCGAACTGTTCGTCCGCTCGGGCGCGGTAATCGACGCGACGCAGGACGGCGACATTTTCGCGGCGGCCGGCGTGCCGTTCACGTTCGGCAGGGAGGACATCGGGCAGCCGGACGCCAAAATGGCGGTGACGCTCGTATTCCGCATGAACGGCGTAACGCCGAAGGTGTGGAACGGCATTCGGGAGCGGCTGAAGGGCAAGAAGGGGTACGGCACGACGGAAATGTCGGCTTGGGGATACATCGAGATGTACCAATACAAGCCGAGCCAGCCGCAGGTGAAGATGCGCGGACTTAACATCGGCCGGCAAAACGACAATACGGCGCTCGTCAACGCGTTGCTGTTGTTCGACGTCGATCCGCTCGATCCCGCCTCCGTCCAGGCCGGCATCGAAGCCGGGAAGCGGGAACTGCCGCTGATCATGAAGCATATGCAGCAGCAGTTTCCGGAGCTCTCGACGTTAACGCTCGGGGGGACCGCGCCGGAGCCGTATATTCGAGAGTCGCGCCATATGATCGGCGAGTACCGGCTGAATATTATCGATTTGCTCGAAAACAAGGACAAATGGGACCGCATCGCCTTCGGGTCGTATCCGATCGACCTGCAGCCGACGTCGCCGACGGACAGCGGCAATATTTTGTTTAAGCCGATCAAGTACGCGGTGCCGTTCCGGAGCATCGTGCCGAAGGAGGTCGACGGCTTGCTCGTCGTCGGTCGCGCGGCTTCGTTCGATACGCTGCCGCACGGCAGCGCGCGCACGATTCCCGTCGGCATGGCGACGGGGCAGGCGGCCGGAGCGGCCGTCAAGATAGCCAAGGAGCGAGGTCTGACGTTCCGCGAGATGTCGAAGGACGCGTCGGCGATCGCGACGCTCCAAAGCCGCTTGAACGCGCAGGGCATGTCGCTCCATCCGTACACGGTGCCGCTGCAGCCGTATGAGAAGCACCGCGCATATTCGGGGCTCAAAACGGTCGTTTCGCTCGGACTCGTATCCGGGAAGTACGACAACGATTTCCGTTTGGACGAGACTGCGAATCCGGTCGAGTACGGTTTGCTTTACGCGGGTTCCCGCGGGTATTTCGGACAAAAAATGCCTGCACACCCGAGCGCATGGTTTCCGGCGGACAAAACGCTCGAGGAGCAGCTGCGCAAATCGCCGCTGACGCTCGAGAACGCGGCGCTCATCGCCGCGACGGCGCTCGGCCTCGAGCCCGCGCCGAACGGCGCGCTGGCGGCGCTCAAAGCCGGCGGCTACTTGCGGGACGTGACGATCGCGGGCATCCAAAATCCCGCGAAGCTGACGGTGGGCGAGTCGTACATGCTGTTCAGGGACATTGCCATGGCGCTCGGCTTCCGTCCGCCGGTGTCGTCCATAAGGTGA
- a CDS encoding coproporphyrinogen III oxidase, with translation MRLIINIERVGFADYDMDLFHLCKLFYEEADVRFDGEDGEAAQADLGIRIALTIDEERDRVGVEVSAAEASGNTWDASYERPLSSQTGDDRRRVIKRALGAGLVKALEQATGLAQPWGTLTGVRPTKLMHNLLLRHDAEQAARIIQDEYFVTEEKARLLTDVAERQLKVIPDLHTINENEVSVYIGIPFCPTKCAYCTFPAYDIRGNNGSVEAFLEGLHYEIRETGRWLKAAGLGITTIYWGGGTPTSIEAEQMDALFVTLHESFPGMDKVRELTVEAGRPDTITPEKLEVMRKWKVDRISINPQSFTQQTLDTIGRHHSVKETVEKFLLSRSMGMNNINMDLIIGLPNEGLPELKHTLSETEKLMPESLTVHTLSFKRASKMTKDRDRYEVAERDEIRAMMEEAIRWTKRHGYVPYYLYRQKNILGNLENVGYSLEGKESLYNILMMEERQTVVGLGCGAVSKVVYPGGEDGRERVERFPNPKEPFHYNQAFQEYTKKKLELLQSAYGNVAIDQ, from the coding sequence ATGCGCTTGATTATCAACATCGAACGCGTCGGCTTTGCCGATTATGATATGGATTTATTTCATTTGTGCAAATTGTTTTACGAGGAGGCGGACGTTCGCTTCGACGGGGAGGACGGCGAGGCGGCGCAAGCCGATCTGGGAATCCGGATCGCGCTGACGATCGACGAAGAGCGGGATCGCGTCGGCGTCGAGGTTTCGGCGGCGGAGGCGTCCGGCAACACGTGGGATGCGTCGTACGAGCGGCCGCTGTCCAGCCAGACGGGCGACGACCGGCGCCGGGTCATTAAGCGGGCGCTGGGCGCCGGGCTCGTCAAGGCGTTGGAGCAGGCGACGGGGCTCGCGCAGCCGTGGGGAACGCTGACCGGCGTCCGGCCGACGAAGCTGATGCACAATCTCCTGCTGCGTCACGACGCCGAGCAGGCCGCTCGCATCATTCAGGACGAATATTTCGTGACGGAAGAGAAGGCTCGGCTGCTCACGGACGTGGCGGAGCGTCAGTTGAAGGTCATTCCGGATTTGCATACGATCAATGAAAACGAAGTGAGCGTGTATATCGGCATTCCGTTCTGCCCGACGAAATGCGCATACTGCACGTTCCCGGCATACGACATTCGGGGAAACAACGGCTCGGTGGAGGCGTTCCTCGAAGGTCTGCATTACGAGATCCGGGAAACCGGCCGTTGGCTGAAGGCGGCGGGTCTTGGGATTACGACGATTTATTGGGGCGGCGGCACGCCGACGAGCATCGAGGCAGAGCAGATGGACGCACTGTTCGTCACGCTGCACGAGTCGTTCCCGGGCATGGACAAGGTTCGGGAGCTGACCGTCGAGGCAGGACGCCCCGACACGATCACGCCCGAGAAGCTCGAAGTGATGCGGAAATGGAAGGTGGACCGCATTTCCATCAATCCGCAAAGCTTTACGCAGCAGACGCTGGACACGATCGGCCGTCATCACAGCGTAAAGGAGACGGTGGAGAAGTTTCTGCTGTCCCGGTCCATGGGCATGAACAATATCAACATGGATTTGATTATCGGGCTGCCGAACGAGGGACTGCCGGAGCTGAAGCACACGCTCTCCGAGACGGAAAAATTGATGCCGGAGTCGCTCACCGTGCACACTTTATCCTTCAAACGCGCGTCTAAAATGACGAAGGATCGCGATCGGTACGAAGTGGCGGAGCGGGACGAAATTCGGGCGATGATGGAAGAGGCGATCCGGTGGACGAAACGTCACGGTTATGTCCCTTACTACTTGTATCGCCAGAAGAACATCCTCGGCAATTTGGAGAACGTGGGCTACAGCTTGGAGGGCAAAGAAAGCCTCTATAATATTTTGATGATGGAGGAGCGCCAAACGGTCGTGGGTCTCGGCTGCGGCGCGGTCAGCAAGGTTGTGTACCCAGGCGGGGAAGACGGTCGCGAACGGGTGGAGCGGTTTCCGAACCCGAAAGAGCCGTTCCATTACAATCAAGCTTTCCAAGAATACACGAAAAAGAAGCTGGAGCTGCTCCAAAGCGCTTACGGGAACGTCGCGATCGACCAATAG